From Mesorhizobium sp. Pch-S:
GCGCGGCTTTGGTGAACCGGGCATGCTGGCAATGCGCGCGGCTGGCAATCTGAATGTTCATGGCAGCATCAACGATGGCTTCGCTCCACCCGCCACTACGCCCGATGACAAGGGCTGGCTGCTGACCGAGGGACGCGAAAGCTATTATTTCAACGGCCATACGCCTTTCGGCGGTGACATCGTGGTGCCGATCGACGGCGTGGTGCTCGATGTCGGCACTGTCTTCCCGGCCGGTGCGGTGCTGAACTACGACATCACGGTGCGCGCGGTGACCCTACCCGAGGGCAGCACCGTCCCGGTGGAGGTGTCGCTGACCGGCAAGCTGACCCTGCCGGCAGGGCTCGTGCTTTCCGCCGACGTCAAAACGGCGGACGGCAGGCTCTACAAGGCGGGCACAGTGCTGGCTGAAACGCTGACGCTGGATAGCGGTTCGAAACTGGGTGCGGGCTTCCAGCTTCGCAGTGATGTTGCGGTCGGTTCGTTCACCCTGCCCAAGGGCACGAAACTCCCAACGGCGCTTACAACCAATGGTCAGATCACGCTTGCGCGCGGATCGCTGATCCCGTCGATGACCAAGGTGGAGCTTGTCGGCGACAAACCTGTCAATCTGCGCCCGGTCGATGCCGACGGGCGCCAGGGCCGCAACTGGGCGATGGCGCCGATGCTGCCCGAAGGCACGACGAGCTGGGATCTGACAGCGGTGGCGGGGGCCGATCTCGGCTCTTCCGACATGCGGGCGCAGAACGCGCTGGGCACTGGAGACATCGTGCTGGCGGATACCCACTACGGCTCGATCGGCAAGGTCAACATCCGTTTTGAAGGTGGCTCAGGGCCAGGCGGTGGCATCTCGTTGACGCCCGCCGGCGCAGTGAAGGCGCTGGGCGATGCCAGCTTCGCCAATCTCAACGCGGAAGACCTGAACGCTTTGATGAAGTCCAAGTTGGGTGCAAGCTTCGAGGATTACTGGGGTATGTCCCTCGCTGCTTATTGCGCGCTGGAGCCCGGTGCCTGTGTCATGAAGGAGCCGAGCGACGGCAAGACATGGTCCTTCAATGCCGAGGGATCGTTGGCATTTTTCGGGGAGGAGACGCTTGCCGGCAAGACACAGGCGGAAGTCGACGCCTGGATGCAGGAAAATTGGGGCATGTCCTGGGAATATGTCTTCAACAAACAATCCCTGGCGGATGTCTGCAAAAGCAGCGGCAATGAAACTTTCTGCAGCGGCAAGCTGGACAAGCCCGTGCTCACCGCAGATGGCGCGCTCGGCTGGATCGGCGATAAACGCTTCGCCGGGTTGACCGCAGCGGCGCTGGATGCTGCGCTGGTGGATGCATATGGCAGTACCTTCCAGCAACTCACCGGCAGTACTCTGCCCGATTTCTGCGAGGCCAATCCCACCCAGTGCCAGGCCGCCGGGTTCGAGCCGCCGAAGGAAGTGCGCGACTATGTCTATTCCTTCGGTTCGCCCGCCTTCAGCGTGCTGCGGACGGGCACGGGCAACCTTAGCCTCGTGGCCGGGCGCGACGTTGCGATGATGTCGCTCTACGGCGTCTATACCGCCGGTGAGCAGAGCAGCATCGCAGGCATAAACAACAGCCGCTTCAACCTGCCGCGTTCGGGCGAGAACGGCGCGGTGCTGGGCGATCTCCAGGGCGGCGGCCACTATGACGGCGTGCTGTCTGCCTGGCGGGCCTGGTATCCCGACCACGGCGGCAATCTGTTGGTTTCCGCCGGGCGTAACATCCTTGGCGACAGCATGGGCGAGGTTGCCGGTTCCGCCGTGCCGGACGACCGTCACACGGGGCTTCTCTCCAGCGTGGGCGTGGGCAACTGGCTGTGGCGCCAGGGCACCGGCACCACCGCGGGCGTGGACGCGGTCGATACCAGCTGGTGGATCAATTTCGGGGCCTATGTGCAGCCCTCGAATACGGACAAGTCGGCCCGCATGGCCGGTTTCACCGGCTTCGGCGCGCTGGGCGGCGGCAATGTGAAGATACAGGCCGCGGGCGATGCGGGCATCATCTCCGGCCGTGGCGAAGGGATGCGCCGCACGACCCAGCGGGCGGAACGCTCGCAGGGGCTGGTTGTGGCGGTGGGATCGACCGGCCGCGTCGTCGGCGGCGATCTGGTGCTGACCGGCGGTGGCGATCTCGACATCCGCATTGGCGGCTTGCTTAACCCGAACGCCTATGTCAGCCAGCAGGGGCCTTCCAGCGGCAATGGCGGATTGACGAAGGACAATCTGGACCTCAACGGCGTGTTTACAAACCTGCGCGGCACGCTGAAGCTGGCCGGCGGAGGAATGGGTGGGATGACCCCGACCTTCGGCGATGGCCTCGGCGTGCGGCCAAGCAATCCCTTTGCGATGGGCGGCGCACATGCAATCGCGGGGCCGGTGCTGATGCTCGGCGATTCGACCGCATGGCTGGACACACGCGGCGATCTGGTGCTTTCCGGCGCGGGCAATCCGGGTCTGGTGAGGCAGCCGGGCTCAGTCGCTCATACCAAAGGCGGCGTGGCGCTGGACGGCAAGGGGCAGGCCAGTTTCTCGCTCTGGACCCCGGCCACCGCGATCAACCTGTTGTCGGCGGGCGGCGATCTCGCCCCGGCCTCCTTCGGTGAAGGCAATGTGCTGGGCAGCAATCTGCTCGCCCCCTCGGTCCAGAGCGGCGGTGGCACGCGTTATTATCATTATTATCCCTCGATCCTGCGGGCGGTTGCGCCGGGCGGCGATATTCGCATCGCCGGTTCCCCGGTGGTTTACGAGCAGCGGTATGATGCCACGCTGTTGCTGGCGCCGTCGCCCACGGGTGCCCTGGAATTTCTGGCGGGCGGATCGATCCGTGCCGGCTCGACAAGCTATGCCATCAGCATGTCGGGCGCGGCGATGGAGGTGCTGGCGACACCGTTCAAGCCGGCCTTCGTCTTGAGCAACTGGAAATATGGAGAGACGGTCCTCACCAACCAGGCCAACAATGGCATAGACGGCCTGTTCGCGTTCGGTCCGAACACGGTGACCCGCGCATTGCATGGCAATGATCCTGACCCGGTGCGTTTCTACGCGGCGAACGGGGACATTACCGGCCTGCGGGTCGGCGCCACGGTGACCGGCTTCACCGGCAAAGGGCCGGACGGGAAAGACCGCGCGCCCGATGGCTACTGGTATGAAATGGCCAAGGCGGTGCGGCTTCGTGCCGGGACAGACATTCTCGGCGTCAATGTCACGGCCATGAACAACCATGCAACCGACATGTCGCTGGTGCAGGCGGGCCGCGATATCGTCTATGCCAATTTCGCCATCGCCGGCCCAGGCAATCTGGACGTGATCGCGGGCGGCCAGATACGGCAGGAAGATGCGGCCAGCATCTATAGTATCGGCGCCGTGGTTCCCGGTGATACCCGCCCCGGAGCCAGCCTGTCGTTGCAGGCGGGCATGACTGGCGCGAATTGGGAAACGGTGCGCGCTCGCTATCTCGGTTCGACCAATCTTGCTGACCCGGGCCTTCCGCTGGCCGACCCGAAAAATGCGGGAAAGGTCGTGAAGGTCTATGACAAGGAACTGGCTGCATGGCTCGTGGAACGCTTCGGCTTCACCGGCACGGGCGAAGAGGCGCTGACCTATTTCGATACCCTTGCACCTGAACAGCAGCGCATCTTCCTGCGACAGATCTACTATGCCGAGACCCGCGAAGGCGGCCGCGAATATAACGACACCGCTGGTCCGCGCTTCGGTTCCTACCTGCGCGGTCGCCAGATGATCGCGGCGCTGTTCCCGGACAAGGATGCGGATGGCAACACCATCACCCGCCGTGGCGACATCGTCATGTATGGCGGCTCTGGCATCCGTACCAACTTCGGGGGCGACATCCAGATGATGGCGCCGGGCGGGCAGATCGTCATCGGCGTCGAGGGCAAAGTGCCGCCGGCGAGCGCCGGGGTGATCACGCAGGGCTCGGGCAACATCCAGATGTACTCGAAGGGCTCGGTCCTGATCGGCCTGTCGCGTATCATAACAACCTTCGGTGGCGGCATTCTCGCCTGGTCTGGCGAGGGCGACATCAATGCCGGCCGCGGCGCCAAGACGACGGTTCTCTATACGCCGCCGAAGCGCGTCTACGACAACTACGGCGTTGTCACGCTATCGCCGAACATTCCGTCGGCGGGTGCCGGTATTGCGACGCTGAACCCGATCCCGGAAGTGAAACGCGGCGACGTCGACCTGGTTGCGCCGCTCGGCACCATTGATGCCGGTGAGGCAGGCATCCGGTTCTCCGGCAATGTGAACGTTGCCGCCTTGCACATCGTCAATGCGGCCAACATCCAGGGCCAGGGCACGATGACCGGCGTGCCGCAGGTCGTGGCACCGAACATAGGCGGCCTGACCGAAGCCGGGAACGTGGCCGGTGCGGCGTCGAAGGCTGCGGCCAATCCGGCCCAATCCGGAGCCAACGAGCAGCCGTCGATCATCATCGTCGAAGTGCTCGGTTTCGGCGGCGGAAGCGGTGGCGAGAAACCGGAAAAGGAGGAGGAGAAGAACGCCCGCGCAGCTACCCGCCAGCAGGGGCAGAGCCCCGATAGTCCTGTCCAGGTCGTCGGTGCGGGAACTCTCGATCGCGATGCGGCCAGTCGGCTAACGGATGAGGAGCGGAAGCGTCTCGTTCAGTAGCCGTGCAACAATGCATTCCAGACTGTGACGGGTGAACCTGGGCATTTGTCCTGCGGGAATTTCGCGTAGGACAAATGCCGTAATGTGCGGTTCGCTCAGTATCCTTGATGCTTCGGACATCCGGGCAGGCCCTGTCCACGATCATCGAGTTCCCGGGGTTGCGCTTTTCCGCAACCAAATCAAAACACAAACGACCCGTCTCGCGACGGGCCGTTTGTGTTTGAGCTACGCGGCGAGCGGCAGCCAGTGGCCGTTGCTATCTTCTTCCTAAAGACCTTCCAGGATGCGTTGCAGCGCGAGTTGGCCGGGATCGGCGAGGCCGATGCTCTTGTCGGCGAACATGCGGGCGCGGCCAAGTTTGTTTGGCTGGCCTTTGAAAGCCTCGACCGTGTCCTGTGCCGCCGTCACCGCTTTCGCGATCATTTCGCCGGAAGCTGCGCCGTCAGTCGCCCTGGCAATCGCATCGAGGCTGTCGAGCACGGTCTTGTCGCCAAGCGCACCCTTGCCGCGCGCCATCATGGCGTCGCGCGCAGCGGCGACCAAGGCTGGTAATTCGTTTGGTTCTATCGCCGTCCTGCCTTTGGTCGCCTTGGCGGCAGCCATGAAACCGGTCGCCACCAGTGTGCCGTAAGAAGAAGAGGAAACGCGCTGGAACGCCTTGGCGATCTCAAGTAGCGCCAAGCCAAAGTCGTCCGGCAACGCGGCATTCGCAGCTTCGGCAAACCCCTCTGAAACAGTGATGCCAAGGTCGCCGTCACCAAGCGCGCCATCGGCTGCACAAAGTTCGGCCGATGCCGCAACAGCTGCTGCCGAAACGCTTTGCAGAGCCGAGCTCAATACCTTGCTGTCTATCATTGCAGATCCCTCCCGAGCGGCTCGGAGCTGGTTAGACACGCCAGAAGGCGCAGTCAGCCGGCGCCCTCAGCAGACGTTCGAGCTCGTCATCCAGCTTGATGATGGTGATCGTGGCGCCGGTCATCTCCATCGAAGTGGCATAGCGGCCGACCAATGGCATGACGATCTCGACGCCGAGTGCATCGAGGCGCTTCCTGGCGTGGCGATAGAGGATATAGAGCTCTTCCGCAGGCGTCGCGCCGAGCGAGTTGACCAGGATCGAGATGCGATCACCCGCCGCAAGCGGCTGGTCGTCGACCAGGCGGTCGATCATCTCATCCGCGATGACGTCGGCCGTCCTGATCGCGGCACGCCAGATGCCGGGTTCGCCATGGATACCCATGCCCATTTCCATCTCACCCTCGCCGATCTCGAAAGTCGGCTTTCCAACCTGCGGAATGGTGCAAGGTGTCAACGCCATGCCGATCGAACGGCAGGCATCGGCGGCCTTCTGCGCGACACGTGTCACCTCGTCGAGGTCGGCACCGGCCTCGGCATGGGCGCCCGCCAGCTTGAAAGCATAGATCATGCCGG
This genomic window contains:
- a CDS encoding dihydroxyacetone kinase subunit DhaK, with the protein product MKKILNNPADYVDEMLEGLVAAHPEYYAQPARRVIARAGGATTGKVGIVTGGGSGHLPVFTGYVGKGLLDACAIGNVFASPSAEQMAEAIRLADGGAGVLRLYGNYGGDVMNFDMAGEMVELEHDIRSTTVVLADDVVSAPKDEAAKRRGVAGMIYAFKLAGAHAEAGADLDEVTRVAQKAADACRSIGMALTPCTIPQVGKPTFEIGEGEMEMGMGIHGEPGIWRAAIRTADVIADEMIDRLVDDQPLAAGDRISILVNSLGATPAEELYILYRHARKRLDALGVEIVMPLVGRYATSMEMTGATITIIKLDDELERLLRAPADCAFWRV
- a CDS encoding dihydroxyacetone kinase subunit L, which encodes MIDSKVLSSALQSVSAAAVAASAELCAADGALGDGDLGITVSEGFAEAANAALPDDFGLALLEIAKAFQRVSSSSYGTLVATGFMAAAKATKGRTAIEPNELPALVAAARDAMMARGKGALGDKTVLDSLDAIARATDGAASGEMIAKAVTAAQDTVEAFKGQPNKLGRARMFADKSIGLADPGQLALQRILEGL